The DNA region GAAGGAGGCAAAGACATGATAATGAAAAAAACTGACTTACCTCAAGTGGCAAACTCCATAATGAACGCCCTTCATGAAGATGAAGTAGAGATCATCAACGAGCTTTACAAGGCTTGTGAGGAAAATGACATGGTGAAGATTGATCAGATGATGGAACTTTTGCTTTATGACATTGAAGAGCATTTTTCAACGGAAGAGGAGCTTATGAGAGAAGGAGATTTTTTTGCATATCCGATGCATAAGGCTGAACACGATAGCATGAGAAAAGAAGTAAATGCTCTCAGAGACAGTTGGAAGAAAAACAAAAGAGCCGAAGAAATTTCGGATTTTATAAAGAATAGACTCATACCTTGGCTTTTGCTTCACATAGCACGATGGGATTCTACAACTGCTCTACATTTAGGAGATTGAGATGTTTTATAATACCTGCATGAACTTAGTAAGGTTACAGCTTATATATCCTGAGGAAAAGGTAAAAGAGCCTATTCTTTGTATGGTGTGTAAGAACTTTGATGTTAGTGTAAACATAAGGACTGCAAAGGTCACTAAGGATACTGGTATTCTCACAGTTGAGCTGGATGGAGAATCTGAAGAGATAGAGCGTGCTATCAAGTTCATACAGGATCAGGGCGTTCTCGTGCAACCCTTAGAGGGGCAGATCTTTTCCGAATGAGGATATCACAGATAGGAGAATTTGGACTCATTGAGCGTTTGAAAAACATACTTTCTTCACCACTCATAGGTGACGATACCGCACCTATCCAGATAGACAGCAAAACTTTCCTTCTTACAACGGATAGCATGATCGAAGACAGGCATTTCAAGAGGTTTTATCCGCCACAAGCCATCGGCTGGAAGGTCATAAGTATCAACGTAAGCGATGTGGTTTCCAGCGGTGGCACACCGCTTTACGCTCTGGTCTCTCTTGCATTACCCGATTTGGAGGTATCATACGTGGACGCTCTCTATAGCGGTATAAAAACCGCGTGTGAGTTTTACGGTTGCCAGGTTGTGGGAGGAAATCTCGCCAAGTCTGAAAAAATAAGCATAGATGTGTTTATGATGGGTAAAGCAGAAAGATTTGTTTCAAGAGCAGGTGCCAGGCCCGGTGATAAGCTTTACGTTAGTGGTACACTTGGAGATGCCAAAGCAGGGCTTGAACTTTTACTTTTTGAAAAAAAACATTATGAGGAATTTGAGTTAAAACTCATAGAGAGGCACACAAGACCCACAGCGAGGATAGATTACATAAAGCATATAAGCAAGTATGCTAACGCTTGTATAGATTTGAGTGACGGACTTTCTTCAGATGCATGGCATATATCAAATATGAGCAGGGTAAGGCTCTCAATAAAAAAGGATAAGATACCCATCTCCCAAGAACTTTATCTCTTTTGTAAAAAGCATGGTAAAGATCCTACACAATACGCATTAAGCGGTGGAGAAGATTATCAGCTACTGTTTACACATCCAAAAGACAGATACAACCCATTCCTTGATATGACGATCATAGGAGATGTTGAGGAAGGAACGGGTGTTTATCTCAATGGAGAACTTATGCATCCTGAAGGCTTTGACCACTTCAAATTGTAAAGAGAATGGAAATGAACGCCCAAAAGTGTTAAAATGATAAACATGAAAGAACTTCATCATCCCCATAAAGATGATGCTTTGGAAGTTTTGAAAAGATCAAAAACCGTTGTAGTGATAGGTATATCACCGGATCCCGAAAGACCATCCTACTACGTAAGCGAGAGGCTTCTGAGCAGAGGCCTTCACAAAGTCTACTTTGTAAATCCTAAGTACGCAGGTCAGGAAATACTGGGAATTAAGGTACTACCTTCTATGCTGGACATACCGGAAAAAATTGATATAGTAAATGTATTCAGGAATCCGGCTCATATAGAACCCATACTTGAGGAAGCGATTAAAGTAGGTGCAGGATGTGTATGGCTTCAACCTGGCTGTGAAAATTTGGAAGTTATAGAAAAATACAGAGATAAGGTGCGTATAGTGTGGAACGCCTGTATAGGCGTTGAGGCTGGATACCTTTAAAAAATCACCAGATTGTCTCTATGTACCGCTTCCTCTTTTGTAGTTTTCAGAATGTTTTTGACTTCTTCTCCTTTCTTTCTCAACACCCGAAGAAGCTCATTGGAGGAAAAATTGACTTTGCCTTTTCCCACTAAATAACCATCTTGTAAGTATATGCTTACAGTGTCACCCTTTCCAAACATACCTTCCACCTTCACTATTCCAGCTGGCAAAAGACTTTTACCTTCTTTTAAAGCTCTGTATGCGCCTTCATCTATATAAATGATACCTTTTGGCTCTTCCATCATAGCTATTACTTTCTTCCTGTGCTTGAGGGGTTTTGGAGAAGGTTTGAAGTATGTGCCAGAAGTTTTCAGATGTATGATATCAAGAAGGCTATCCTCTTTGCCTGTAATGATCACATGCATTCCAAGACTGAGGGCAAGTTTCGTCGCAAATAGCTTGCTAAACATCCCTCCCGTACCAAACTCGGAACTTATGCTTTTTATGAAGCTAAAAGCTTTATCTACATCCTCAATGTAAGACACTATTTTGTCTTCGTGATCCCTAAGCCCTCCTGCTGTAGATAAAAACACGAGAAGCTCCGCATCCATCATAAAAGCTGTATGCACAGCAAGAAAGTCGTTATCTCCAAAGACAAGCTCAGAAACTGCGACGGTATCATTCTCGTTTATAACGGGAACCACACCGAGTTTAAGCATCTCTTCAATAGAGTTCTTGCTGTTATAAAACTTCGCCTTCTCTTTAAATACGTCAGAAGTCAAAAGTACCTGTGCGGGGATAAGTCCGTAATTGGAAAATACTACGTCGTACACATGCATAAGGTATGCTTGGCCTACTCCAGCAAGTGCTTGCTTTAGAACGAGCTGTTTTGGTTTTTCCTTTATACCGAGCTTTTTAGCACCGCAGAGTACAGCACCTGAGGAAACCAGAAGTACCTCGCCTCCATCCCTTTTGATGGTCTTTATCTCTCTTGCAAGCTTTGAAAGGAAAGAAAGGTCTATATCTCCATCCTGAGTCTGTATCAAGTTAGAACCTATCTTTATCAAGACTCTCATCAGTTATAATGATAACACTATGAGAGCTGTTATACTTAGATCCTTCGGTGGTGTAGAAAATCTTGAGTACGTGGAAGATTTCCCGAGACCTGAAATAAAAGAAGATGAAGTGCTTGTAAGAGTAA from Hydrogenobacter sp. includes:
- the thiL gene encoding thiamine-phosphate kinase yields the protein MRISQIGEFGLIERLKNILSSPLIGDDTAPIQIDSKTFLLTTDSMIEDRHFKRFYPPQAIGWKVISINVSDVVSSGGTPLYALVSLALPDLEVSYVDALYSGIKTACEFYGCQVVGGNLAKSEKISIDVFMMGKAERFVSRAGARPGDKLYVSGTLGDAKAGLELLLFEKKHYEEFELKLIERHTRPTARIDYIKHISKYANACIDLSDGLSSDAWHISNMSRVRLSIKKDKIPISQELYLFCKKHGKDPTQYALSGGEDYQLLFTHPKDRYNPFLDMTIIGDVEEGTGVYLNGELMHPEGFDHFKL
- a CDS encoding hemerythrin family protein, which codes for MIMKKTDLPQVANSIMNALHEDEVEIINELYKACEENDMVKIDQMMELLLYDIEEHFSTEEELMREGDFFAYPMHKAEHDSMRKEVNALRDSWKKNKRAEEISDFIKNRLIPWLLLHIARWDSTTALHLGD
- a CDS encoding CoA-binding protein, encoding MKELHHPHKDDALEVLKRSKTVVVIGISPDPERPSYYVSERLLSRGLHKVYFVNPKYAGQEILGIKVLPSMLDIPEKIDIVNVFRNPAHIEPILEEAIKVGAGCVWLQPGCENLEVIEKYRDKVRIVWNACIGVEAGYL
- the proB gene encoding glutamate 5-kinase; the protein is MRVLIKIGSNLIQTQDGDIDLSFLSKLAREIKTIKRDGGEVLLVSSGAVLCGAKKLGIKEKPKQLVLKQALAGVGQAYLMHVYDVVFSNYGLIPAQVLLTSDVFKEKAKFYNSKNSIEEMLKLGVVPVINENDTVAVSELVFGDNDFLAVHTAFMMDAELLVFLSTAGGLRDHEDKIVSYIEDVDKAFSFIKSISSEFGTGGMFSKLFATKLALSLGMHVIITGKEDSLLDIIHLKTSGTYFKPSPKPLKHRKKVIAMMEEPKGIIYIDEGAYRALKEGKSLLPAGIVKVEGMFGKGDTVSIYLQDGYLVGKGKVNFSSNELLRVLRKKGEEVKNILKTTKEEAVHRDNLVIF
- a CDS encoding NIL domain-containing protein, translated to MNLVRLQLIYPEEKVKEPILCMVCKNFDVSVNIRTAKVTKDTGILTVELDGESEEIERAIKFIQDQGVLVQPLEGQIFSE